The Thunnus albacares chromosome 13, fThuAlb1.1, whole genome shotgun sequence genome segment atatgtgtgtttccCCACAATGTCAGTGTGCTTTTAGGTTTTgtgaggaaacaaaaaaagttttattgcaAAGATATTAACAACAAAACAGGTGGTGGTGTCTTAAAAGTTTGCATCACAGGGTGAGGTCgcataacacaataaaaaacaagtcCAAGGACGATCTCAAGGTGATATTGAGTCTAGACTTCATAGATAATCCTGCCATAATCAATAGTTGATATGACAAAGAGCTAACACAGTACAGAATGTTACATTTTGTCAGATCTTTTGGGGAATATGCTTACTAACTTTCTTGGccagagtttgatgagaagattgataccacaaTATGAAGGTTttgccagcagctggttagcttagcttagcacaaagactgtaaatgggAGAAACAGATAGCGTGACTCTGTCAAAAAGTAACTCCCAGCATATATAAAGCTTGCTAACATGATATATCTCGTTCacttaatctgtacaaaaaccagcTAGCCAGACTAGATGTTTCACCTGACTCCAGCCTTTGTGAGAGTGGTATCCTCtaatctaactctcagcaagacagTGATTAAAtgtattccccaaaatgtcaaaccatcCATTTAACAAATGTCAAATAACTTTGGTATAAAAGACTATGTAAAGGAATAATCACAGTCTTTTGCACACAAAAGAGAGCGGCGGTGTCTTcattatttctctcattcaatGAAGTAGAGATGACCATTTGGCATTTTGGGCAGGACTTACTTGCAGCACTGTCAAAAgaacaataaagcattaggaaGTTCAGTTTGTTATGAGACAGAGTCCGTCTTTGTGCTGTATGTATGGGCTTTTTGTGTGGTGTTACCTTTGTAATTTTGTCCCAGCGTGAAACAACCGCAAGAAGCGCAGtaagacacaccaccaccagcGCTGCTATCATAGGCATCAGCGGGAACTTCATGGTCTTTTCTACAGATCAGGGGGAAGACGATCAACTCATATTTTATGAATTCATATTACTGACTGatcatcatcatgatcagtCAGTAATATGAATTCATAAGATATAAAACATCAGACTATTCATGTGGCTTCTGTATAATTGTGGAGGTATGATTGTGTGAACTGACCTGTTACTGTGACATGGAAGGCCTTGCTGTACTCTCCATAGACTGAGGAGATTGCTGTGCACTGATACGTGCCTTCATGCAAGCTTTCAAACACCCTGTTGGTGGTTAGCTGGCTTGTAAAGCCATCATTGGTCACTGTGAAGCCACCTCCTAATAGATCCACTGCGCTTCCATTTAGAGTCCAGGACACAGATGAGACTGGTGGATTGGCCCAGATATCACACCGCAGGACAAGCATGGCTGCATCTTCTACTGCAACCTCCTCTGAGCCAGAGAGTGCTGGGGGATCTGAGGAGGAAAACCACAGGGAAAATATGGATACTGCTAGGTTTTTTGagctgagttttgttttttttgctgatagCTTTCAATGGTCTGTTGAACCAGCTATCAATTCTTTAATGCCACTATTACTTAACAAGAATAAGAGTCTTTGTGAGGCTGTATGAGTCACTgcaatgctttgagctaaaatgctaacatgctaacaatcattcaaactttatttatatagcaccctTAATACAAGTCAAATGTAATTCATAGTGCTTTTTGACAAAGGCAATGACaatgctagcatgctgatgtttagcaggtataatgtttaccatgttcaacATCTcaatttagcatgttagcatgctaacattttctaagtaacactaaacacaaagtacagctgaggctgctgggaatgtcattagttttgtaggTATCTGGTCATAAACTGAAGTATTGGACAacttaaaattttgacctgatgaaagTGCTGGTTTAAAGTTAACCACCAAACACCCAACGTCCATGGATGTTGTATTTATGGGCTAAATCAGGTTGGCCAGTTGGATGAGAGGGGAAAGTGGTTTTTTTCTGTATACTTGACGGATGGATATAACTCATTAACTAATATGGTGAACGCTTACAAAAGACATTGCAGTTCTTGAATGAATGTCTGACATTTCAGTCAAAACCACAACTGTCAAGGTCATGGGAAATGAATATCAGTACAAATAGTTGTTTACTATATATTACTTATTAGTATTATCATTAACGCCAATCTGAcgtttatttctctctttgaaGGGACTCACATGTGACATTCAGGGTAACTGAGTCCCTAACTGTGGTATTTCTGCCGAGGTGGCAGGTGAAAGTTGCATCGTTGTCTTCATAGATGACGGGTGTGACACACACGCTGCTGCGACCCTTGTTATTTCCTTCCATCAGATTGACCAAAGCGCCATTCCTGAGCCAGACCAGCTCCTCATCAGCCTCAGAGCTGCAGAACAGAGACACTGTCTTCTTCAGCTCTGTCTCTATAAATCCCTCACTGTTGACGCCTGGGACAGACTCGATCTTGACACCTTGGGAAAAGAAAAGGGGGAATGAAGCATTGAAAACTAAGATTACACAGAAGTGGCGTGACAAATAGTTAAATGGAAGGATTTAACTGAAAGAAGTAAGCCAGTTAAACTATTGGTGACCAGTATGTTTACCTAATGTCTGGGTTGCACAGTAGAGGAGCAAAAGGAAAAGAGGGGATCTGAACATCAACATCATCTTACGCTTCCTTAAATGAACCTGgaggttagggaaagataataaaaaagagCATTTATTTGAATTTCTCATTCACAGAATCTTGAGTActtttcagcagaaaaaaaatatgaagttgcagctctagacgTGTTGCATTGACAGACTGCAGACATTTGCTCAACCTTGTTAGGCTACCAATCATCTGCGACATTTTAAAGTCCAGGCCAACCACCAGAGGCCcatgaaaacagcagaaaaacttGACACATTAATCATCTGTGTTTCCCCCCTCAGTATAAATCCCTTTCCCTGAAGTCGATCTCAAAGTTTCTTTGCTAGCTTAAACTTTCTCCTGTGCCGTTGTACGGTAATATGCctaaaacaatcagaaaaataaaacacacaaggcCACAATTACTCTGCTGTACAAAGAATATGCAATGTATAATAATACGTAAGCAAAGATGATCAAGCAGCAGTGAAAACCATTTAAATCAAAGAAGTATGTGACGTGTCATCTAAAAATTTTTGCATGCAAAATGTGATGTGTCTAAAGGGGTCTAAAGTAAGAAATCCTTAGTAAAACATAAGAAGGGATTTCTGGAATGTCACAATATGAGATATTAAAGcattaaagaaaatgtaattgtttAGTTAGAGTAACCTAATTTTTCTGTTGAGGCATGAGCACAAAGTGGATTTTTATCCAAAAAGGAACACAATTCATTGTTACATTATGTTCCCTCCAGTGTTAGaagaagttaacagttaagcAAATGTACTCAAAAAATCATAGattaacagtttattttaaagCAGGTTACACCAGTAACATCAGTGGTCTCTGGATTTATACCCATAAAATAAACTATACTTAGGAAATACACTAAAACATATGCAATTTTATGATAACTTGTACAGTGGTGCActcaaacataaatgttttgCATCCTGAAAGGACTAGAGGTACTTACCTGACAATGACTCGGTATTTCTTGGCTGCTTTTTCTTTCAGATGTTCCTGTGTGTGAATCTAAAGATGTGGAGGACAGTTTGAATCTTCAGTAGCTTTTATATACTTCACATCCAGctgatgacattttttataACTTCCTTCACTGACACTCAATGACTTTCTCATCATTATGCTCATCTGTTCCTGTCAACACCCTTTCAATCCTCCCAcacctggattttttttcatttttattgttgcgTTCTTATGATGACGTTCAAGGAAGACTTTTTATTGGCCAGTCATTATATTGGCACTAAAACTTCTTGGGTGTGGATGTAGGGactaaaatacatattttacaagTTCTTTTCACAGTCTATTGTAATAGTTTGTTGATGAAACAAGTCATCAATTAACTAATTGTTGGCTTAACAATTTAGTTTTAAGATTTATACAATTTGCcacaaaatgtaacattaacttttaattttGTCTGTAATAGTAATGTTTGTGACAATTAAGTTTGGGGGATTATTTCCTCAAGGACGCTTCCCTGTCTTGTGTCAGATAATGTCAGATAAATGACAGTAATCAGACAAACAATGTAATATGTCAACTGGCATAAGAATAAGTGATAAATGGCAAGTTTGTCATATAACAAAGTCCTTTTAAATTTGCGCTCAGCATGTCCATCACTCACCTGACAAATTCTTTACTGCACAGAATGGGACACATGTTACCACTGGTGGAGcgtaaatacatttactcaagaacAGTAGTTAAGCATAAATTTGATGTACTCTATAAACTacttccattttatgctactttataaaacaacaaacaaacaaacaaacacacacacacacacagagaaaagatcATCTTACAAAATATGATGgatttttatagattaaactacccaacagtatataTAATAGTTGAAATTAGCCTCACTATGAGCAGCTACAATAATCAAATGCTGCTTTTGTGTCGCATTAGCATTGTATTATGCACAAGTAAttcattcagtttgttgcaatctgcaacctcaccactagatgccactaaatcttacacactggtcctttaatattgatatataaCAGTTTACTACTGACAGTGGCCATTTTTCTGCataataagtacttttacttttgacagtataaata includes the following:
- the tmigd1 gene encoding transmembrane and immunoglobulin domain-containing protein 1; this translates as MMLMFRSPLFLLLLYCATQTLGVKIESVPGVNSEGFIETELKKTVSLFCSSEADEELVWLRNGALVNLMEGNNKGRSSVCVTPVIYEDNDATFTCHLGRNTTVRDSVTLNVTYPPALSGSEEVAVEDAAMLVLRCDIWANPPVSSVSWTLNGSAVDLLGGGFTVTNDGFTSQLTTNRVFESLHEGTYQCTAISSVYGEYSKAFHVTVTEKTMKFPLMPMIAALVVVCLTALLAVVSRWDKITKCCK